One Gemmatimonadaceae bacterium DNA window includes the following coding sequences:
- a CDS encoding c-type cytochrome, with amino-acid sequence MTRLARNFALFAAPVVFAGTACKQSGARESAGVALSGSTARATWDSAAWRPPRIADLPNDSLSNAVRRGLAIVTATPDSLPRFVGSNLTCTSCHLDEGRRATAAPLTGVLARYPKYIDRSGAVVSMEDRVNYCMTRSLAGTKLPNDSREMQDIIAYLAFMARGVPIGAHLPAEGMPAMPKNAGDTARGASVYQTACARCHGADGAGMAKVPALWGPHSFSIGASMARQERAASFIRHNMPFDKPGTLTDREAYDVAAYITSKPRPDLPAKARDWPYGGTPADVPYDTKGHKAFHPPPLLPRNNAADAVVSAPRPVSGARDRD; translated from the coding sequence ATGACACGCCTCGCCAGGAACTTTGCCCTGTTTGCCGCGCCCGTGGTGTTTGCTGGCACAGCGTGCAAACAGAGCGGCGCGCGCGAGTCCGCCGGGGTCGCGCTGAGCGGGTCGACGGCGCGAGCGACGTGGGATTCGGCGGCCTGGCGTCCGCCGCGGATCGCTGATCTGCCGAACGACTCACTCAGCAACGCGGTGCGCCGTGGGCTGGCGATCGTGACCGCGACCCCGGATAGCTTGCCGCGCTTCGTCGGGAGCAATTTGACTTGTACGAGCTGTCATCTCGACGAGGGCCGCCGGGCAACCGCAGCGCCACTGACGGGAGTCTTGGCGCGCTACCCCAAGTACATCGACCGGTCCGGGGCGGTCGTGTCGATGGAGGACCGGGTCAACTACTGCATGACGCGGAGCCTCGCCGGCACCAAGCTGCCTAACGATAGCCGCGAGATGCAGGATATCATCGCGTATCTCGCGTTCATGGCGCGCGGAGTGCCGATCGGCGCGCACCTGCCCGCCGAAGGCATGCCGGCGATGCCGAAGAATGCCGGCGACACAGCGCGCGGTGCGAGCGTCTACCAAACCGCGTGCGCTCGTTGCCACGGTGCCGACGGCGCGGGCATGGCCAAGGTGCCGGCGCTGTGGGGGCCGCATTCCTTCAGCATCGGCGCCTCGATGGCTCGGCAGGAACGCGCCGCGTCATTCATTCGGCACAACATGCCCTTCGACAAGCCAGGGACGCTGACTGATCGAGAAGCGTACGACGTGGCCGCGTACATCACATCGAAGCCACGCCCCGACCTTCCCGCAAAGGCGCGCGATTGGCCGTATGGGGGAACGCCCGCCGACGTTCCCTATGACACGAAGGGACATAAGGCGTTTCATCCACCGCCGCTCTTGCCAAGGAACAACGCCGCCGATGCCGTCGTCTCGGCCCCGCGCCCGGTGAGCGGGGCGCGAGACCGGGATTGA
- a CDS encoding GlsB/YeaQ/YmgE family stress response membrane protein: MPILTWIIVGLVAGVLASLVMGGSGYGLIGDIIIGIVGAFVGGWLFRTLNVTSPFGGLGGVIFVAFIGAVVLLFILRLVRGARSRA, encoded by the coding sequence ATGCCAATTCTCACCTGGATCATCGTTGGATTGGTTGCCGGAGTGCTTGCATCGCTCGTCATGGGCGGCAGCGGCTACGGCCTCATCGGAGATATCATCATCGGCATCGTCGGTGCGTTCGTCGGCGGCTGGTTGTTTCGAACGCTCAACGTCACATCACCGTTCGGCGGCCTCGGCGGCGTGATTTTCGTCGCGTTCATCGGCGCCGTCGTACTGCTCTTCATCCTTCGGCTTGTACGAGGCGCGCGGTCCAGAGCTTGA
- a CDS encoding MGMT family protein, translating to MAAREGSSHALILAVVRRIPRGRVATYGQVAALAGLRHQPRLVGYALHALPSTTTAPWHRVINARGMVSVRAGGGASLTQRLRLEQEGILFDARGRVSLERFRWRPSARTGAKRSSKRKR from the coding sequence ATGGCGGCACGCGAAGGCTCGAGTCATGCGCTAATTCTCGCCGTCGTACGGCGCATCCCGCGCGGACGCGTCGCGACCTACGGACAAGTGGCCGCGCTCGCCGGCCTTCGACACCAACCCCGACTGGTCGGGTATGCGTTGCACGCACTGCCGAGCACGACAACGGCACCCTGGCATCGCGTGATCAATGCCCGCGGTATGGTGAGCGTTCGCGCCGGCGGCGGCGCCTCGCTCACGCAGCGCTTGCGACTCGAGCAGGAGGGCATTCTTTTCGACGCGCGCGGCCGGGTATCGCTCGAGCGATTCCGATGGCGTCCATCCGCGCGCACGGGAGCGAAGCGATCCAGCAAGAGGAAACGCTAA